Sequence from the Thermocaproicibacter melissae genome:
TATTCCATGCTTTCCTGTCGAGATGCAGCATCCGAATGAACCTCTGTCGTAGTTCATTCTAACAATAAAATAGTTATATGCCTCAAATATTACGCTAAATGACCTATAATTTGGATCATCAATCACGTCAAGAATTTGAAAGTCTTTCACTCTATTTCCCAGTCTTCTTCGAGCCATATCGCAAAAATCACTTGCCATTTTCTCTGTAGGATTTAACTCAAACCCCATACCAATATTCTCCTTTCATGGCATTAATTATTTGATAAGATACCAGCCTCATTTTATACTTAATTTTGTAATATATCATACATGTCCTTCCGAAGCCGTTTTCACGAATACCATATCACCTTCTTTCATGTTAGACTTCTCCATTTCTTTTTTAATTAATAACGCTTATCACAAAATCCGCCAATTTGAACTTAGAAATTATACCAGTACCCCATCACTTAATACCTTTTATAGCATACCAATAATCACCTCGTTTAGTAACATCAGTATACCCTATACTTCCATCTATCAATTCTTAATCTATCAGCTTTACTAACCGTAATATATTTTCCCGCAACCTTGGTTGCTGTAATGCCAAGGCCAAGTGAAAGCAGGACATTGATTTCCGGGGGGAAGGCCTGCCTTTTCAGCCACTTTTCCCGCAGAATAGGAAGCTGTATAGGAAAGGGCGTCCACTGCCACACGCTTCGTGATGAAAAGTATGCCTTCATTTCTGCCAATTGCTTTTTCCGCTAATCCAACACAAAACCTTTCTTCTCGACATCAGTGATATCGGTTGAACGTTCTCCAAGCATTTACTTACCAAGTATTGAGCTTATAACTGTACTTTGAGCCCCATGCTGCAGGCCCCCTGCTCACCCGCTGAAAAACAAAAATAAATGAGCAAAAAGAGCCTCTGTGGTTTCATGAGGCTCTTTTTGCTTATGTACTCTTACGCTCTAAACTGGCTTGCAATATCAGCGTCAGTTTGTTCGACGATCTGAGCTGTCTTGTCAAGTGCAGCTGCAATATCATTAATCAGATCTTTTGCTTTTACAAACCCAGGTCTCAATTCAGAAAACTTCTGCGCGTAAGCTCGGCTTGCCGCGCCTTCCCATTCTTGCTGAAGGGTCTGCAGCAATTTGTCCATTCTGCTAATGACTTCCTCAACGGTTTGAGCTTCCTTACGATACTCATTAGCACGTTGGCGCATTGTTTCCGGCGTCATTCTGATCTGGTTTGCCATAATTTTTCTCTCCTTTTTTCGTTATAGTAATTCTAATTTAGATAATAACGCTTTTGTAAGAAATTGTCAATCAAATTATTGAATTAAAAGAATATTTTTCCATTTCAGGTGATAAATGAAGAAAGCTGGTTTGTTCTTCTTAGACAAAAAGCCCGAAACTCAGCTATTTACCGAATCCCGGGCACTGGAATCCTATCAGGTTTTCAGATATTTTAATTCTACGTCAGACAGCTCTCCGGTTATCTCAGATTGCTCGAAGGTCCGATCCTCCTGCAGGCCTTGCACCGGTATATCCACATGGAGCAAGAGGCCTTCCTCCGGCTGCAACTTGCCGACGAATTCATCCGGCAGGCGGAGATGCACTTCCGCAATTCTTGCCGGTGTATTGCGAAACTGAAGTTTCAGCCGGCACTGAATCGCCGTAACATCATGGGGTGAGTGATTGATCCACACCCCGACCATAGTCATTTTACGGGTGATGTGCCGATAAATTCCCTTCAAGGGGACAAAAACAAGTTCGCTGTCGCCAAGGTCAATGTTTTCCTTGTCAAAATAGCTCTGCACGTCCTGCAGCTCATGCAGGACATCCGCATCTACCTGATTTTCACGGTGTCTCGGTAAAACAATCTTTACAGCCTGTTCCATAATTGCTCCATTTCTTCAAATCTCGGATTTACCGAATATTTTAATTCAACTGGTTTTCAATTTCATTCTCTAAAGAATTGATCCTTGCGGCGAGGTCTCCGATAATGCCGTAGTTGTGCAAAATACGGTTCTCATAATCTGTTTTCGCGTCATTCAGGGCATCCATGTTTGCGTCTACTTGGCGTATGACTTGCGGGTAGCTGCTGGAAACCAACCATTGCTGCACGGGATTGACAAACTCCGTTGTATGTAGGTGCCCTTTCCAGTTGGGAAGACTTTCATTTGAAAAGGAAGATAAATCGTTTTTCTGGGCTATAAGGCTCCGTTTTGCGCTCTGCATTTTATCGTAGATTTTTTCAATTTGGCGGATTTTTTGCCGATATTGTTGATTCTGGTTTTTCAGACGTTGGATTTCCCTTTCTATTTCATGAATACGTTCATACAGCCAGCTCAGCAACATATTGTTTTCCCCCCTGTAACTCGATTACTGGGAATCTCCTTTGAAATTGGACATTGACATCTTCACGTTGCTGTTATCGGCATTCTTCAGATAGTTATAATGTTCACTATCCAAATTGATATAAAGCGGTTTTGCGACATAGGGTTTCAGTTCACCGAAATCATCTTCCGTAAGGACGATCTCTTTCCCATCAAGTATCGTATCATCCGCTACTTTCATAGTAAGATTAAAAGACATATTTTTAAAGGTTTTATCCGTTCGATTCACGACAAAAAATACCGTATATTGGCCGCCGTTTGAATTTCGCCACTGCTCACCCGAATACAAAACGGAAATATCGTTTTCCGCCCCGATGTAGGGATGTTCCGAAATCAAATTGGAAAGCGTTTTCAAACTCTCTAAATTTTCGGTGGAATAGCCTTCCTCCTGCATCGACTTTGGAATTTCAAAGGTTAGCGGCTTCCCGCTTGAAGAACTTTGAGAACTGCTGTCACTCGGGCCAATGTGCACAACACAACCTGTAAATGTAAGCATCAACAAGGTCATGAAAGCTGCAATCACTTTTTTCATATTACTCTTCCTTCCAATCGCAATCAATAAATCTACCGTTTTTCAGCAAGTCTCCAGAGATGATAACTCATAGAAGAAATCAATAGGGCATCGCAAAGAATAGATAAAAACAGGGTAAGCGGAGCCGCTCCCGACATGCATTCCCCAAGGAGTAACATGGCTTCTATAAAGCATAATGCAAATATATTTGTGAGAAACACTCCTTTTTTACGAAACAAATCTAACTGATATTGAAATCTTGCTCTGCAGTCAGCATAAAAGTCTCCTTCTTTGTTTGCATATATTCGCAATAATCTAGAAAAATATCGAATATTAATCCATGAAATTCCAAACGGGAAAAAGAAAAAGAAGCGGAAACAGGTAAACGCCGGATATGGAAAATTAAGACTTCCCACAACAAAAGAACAAACGGCAAAGATAAACCATATTTTCCCTAATCCCCTCCAGATGCGGAACCAAAAAGAATTTGTGTCTACCTGTTTTAAATATCCAAACTGTATTCTCCTGGGTTTCATAGTGTAATTCTTATTATAATAAAGGTCATATGTCCGCAGAAAAAACAGAATTAAAGAAATCACTGCGAAAATGATATACAGGATCCACATTGTCGGAACCCATACGGATAAATTAAATGCTTCCATAGGGATGAATCCCATATTCTTTTTTTGAGGATAATTTAATATGTCGGCGAAAGCCTTGATAATGATTCCTTGAATGACAATATTGAAAAGTATCACAAACCAAATTCCAGACGATTGAATCGCTGCAATTCTCTGAAAACCTTCACGAGTTTTATTTCGGCATTGTATGCGACCAATTCCTATGAGCACACCATCAATGAAATACATAATCGCTGGCATTATAGCAAACAAGCCAATATAGGGATTCAAAAAAGCTGAGGCGATACCAAGTAAACTAAACAGCCACCATGATTTTTTCAACACTTCCATTGTGTGAATTGAATCTCCTTTCTTCAGTTACCCGAAGGATAGCACAGGTATTGTTGCATTAATTGAGAAGCCTAATAATGCAGCAAAATTAAACTGCACTGTGACTGCGTTTATATCAACAAATGAACTATCATAGAGATTTTTACTTGATATGCCTGCTCCGATACTGCCGCCACCCTCTGCCTTTGCACTTACATGGAACCTAAATAGATTAATTTCTTCTTTGTTCCCATTTTTATCTTTTTCTGTTTCTCTTAAATTTAGAAACGAAAAACCACTTGAAGCCTCTGCTTTTGCAAATGCTGCCTCTCCATTAAAGCCAATACTAAAATTGTTTTTATCTTTGAACTCACAAGTTACATATCCATTTGCGCTGCAGAATTCCGCATCGCCCTTTATGTAGCCATTAAAGTCATCGGTACCTACCTTAAGAGAACCTTCCGCTTTTGCTACGGCGCCTTCGCCTTCTACACGAAATCCTTTGTATTTATCCGACCATCCGGCTTTTGCCTTGACACTGCCGCTGACGGCACTCGCTTCAGCTGAAATCCGAGCCCAGTCTGTCGCCTGTGCGTATGCATTACCGCTTAAAACGGAACCGTCTGCATTAAATTCATACACTCCGTCATCATGCTTGGATTCATAATTTCCACTCAGAAAACTGGCACCGGCATAAGCGTAAATATCACGGTTAAGCCCCGTTGCCCACTGATTTTCGTAACGAGCCGCATGACCTGCCTGATAAGAAAACGGGTCTTCCGTCAGCAGTCGGTTAAGCACCGTGTTGCTTTCCGGCTGATACCACTTTTCCGAAGTGATTTGCGCCAGCTTGTCATAATTGATTCGGTCATTGCCGGCATAATGGTAGCTGTTATCAACCGTTGCAACATCGGAAGCGAGCTTGGCGATGTGGTCATAAAGCGAAGATGCCTTCTTTTCCGCTTGACTGTTTATCAAAACAAAATCATTCTGGACTTTGGACAGATTTTTTTGAATTTTATTGAAATCGCCTTCAACGGCTTCAAACGACGGGGAAATAACCGAAATATAGGACGCCGCTTCGGAATCGATTGACTGAATTTCATCTGCCAGAGCAGAAAAGCTGCGCATTTTTGCCGACAATTGTTTTGAGACATTTTCTACGGTCTTCTGGTCCACAATTCCTTTCGAATCCGATTCATAAGAAGCTATCAAATCTTTGATTGAGCCAATAACCTGCCCCATTTCATCGACCGTGTTAAGAAAGCGATTGATAAAATAAATCGATACCTTTTCGATATATTCTTTGTAAGAGTCTGCACTGCCTCCGTAAAAATTGTTGCTATAGACGAGGCAATAAGCAGATTTATACTGATCATAAAGCGCTTCTTCCAGATCTTTGCAGTACTTTGTTGCATCGTCTGCTATACGCTGGATTTCCTCATTCAAAAAGACAGCCATAGTTCCACCTCTCACATACCGCTATCCAGATGCATCCAATCGTCCTTCACCTTACGAAGATTTTCGGCGTCTTTGACCGACAAATCGGAAAATGCAG
This genomic interval carries:
- a CDS encoding WXG100 family type VII secretion target, encoding MANQIRMTPETMRQRANEYRKEAQTVEEVISRMDKLLQTLQQEWEGAASRAYAQKFSELRPGFVKAKDLINDIAAALDKTAQIVEQTDADIASQFRA
- a CDS encoding DUF5082 family protein, with product MLLSWLYERIHEIEREIQRLKNQNQQYRQKIRQIEKIYDKMQSAKRSLIAQKNDLSSFSNESLPNWKGHLHTTEFVNPVQQWLVSSSYPQVIRQVDANMDALNDAKTDYENRILHNYGIIGDLAARINSLENEIENQLN
- a CDS encoding T7SS effector LXG polymorphic toxin, translated to MAVFLNEEIQRIADDATKYCKDLEEALYDQYKSAYCLVYSNNFYGGSADSYKEYIEKVSIYFINRFLNTVDEMGQVIGSIKDLIASYESDSKGIVDQKTVENVSKQLSAKMRSFSALADEIQSIDSEAASYISVISPSFEAVEGDFNKIQKNLSKVQNDFVLINSQAEKKASSLYDHIAKLASDVATVDNSYHYAGNDRINYDKLAQITSEKWYQPESNTVLNRLLTEDPFSYQAGHAARYENQWATGLNRDIYAYAGASFLSGNYESKHDDGVYEFNADGSVLSGNAYAQATDWARISAEASAVSGSVKAKAGWSDKYKGFRVEGEGAVAKAEGSLKVGTDDFNGYIKGDAEFCSANGYVTCEFKDKNNFSIGFNGEAAFAKAEASSGFSFLNLRETEKDKNGNKEEINLFRFHVSAKAEGGGSIGAGISSKNLYDSSFVDINAVTVQFNFAALLGFSINATIPVLSFG